The proteins below are encoded in one region of Methanofollis aquaemaris:
- the cas1d gene encoding type I-D CRISPR-associated endonuclease Cas1d yields MAESDRAVEGAEAFRMVRTSEGMFDDDVVYVSAQKSRVRAEGGRITVTPWGEKEVLASFPLEKVRTINVFGSVSVSSSVLTKCRENGMAVNYFTYYGRYEGSFVPVHNTIAEVRRHQYGCTGARALRIARAMIGGKIRNSRTLLSRKHVSPPGRLKELEQNAGGARDMGALRSMEGEAASIYFASLDECLIEGWTFQKRTRRPPQDHINALLSLTYAMVQNEVISALRQYNLDPFLGVMHVDRHGRPALALDLLEEFRPIFCDAFALRLVNQRILTHDDFKEDNHLKDTSFKKYLSQYDSYMKEEFRHPGFKYRVSRRRAIIMQAILLRKAITGEMKIYHPLVFMR; encoded by the coding sequence ATGGCTGAGTCTGATCGTGCGGTCGAGGGTGCCGAAGCATTCAGGATGGTGCGGACGTCCGAGGGGATGTTTGATGACGACGTGGTCTATGTCTCCGCACAGAAGAGCCGCGTCAGGGCGGAGGGAGGCAGGATCACGGTCACGCCGTGGGGTGAGAAGGAGGTTCTGGCCTCATTCCCGCTTGAGAAGGTGAGGACGATCAATGTCTTCGGGAGTGTGTCGGTCTCCTCGTCGGTTCTCACGAAGTGTCGGGAAAATGGTATGGCCGTGAACTATTTCACCTATTATGGGCGGTACGAGGGGAGTTTTGTCCCGGTACACAATACCATCGCCGAGGTCCGCCGCCACCAGTACGGCTGCACGGGTGCTCGGGCCCTCAGGATTGCCCGCGCCATGATCGGCGGCAAGATCAGAAACTCCCGCACGCTCCTCTCCAGGAAGCATGTCTCTCCTCCGGGGAGGTTGAAGGAACTGGAGCAGAATGCCGGGGGTGCGAGGGACATGGGTGCGCTGCGCAGTATGGAAGGCGAGGCGGCCAGTATCTACTTCGCGTCCCTGGACGAGTGTCTGATCGAGGGCTGGACTTTTCAGAAAAGAACGCGCCGGCCCCCACAGGATCACATCAACGCTCTTCTCTCTCTGACCTACGCCATGGTCCAGAACGAGGTCATCTCGGCCCTGCGGCAGTATAATCTCGACCCTTTCCTCGGGGTGATGCATGTGGACCGGCATGGGAGGCCGGCCCTTGCCCTGGATCTCTTAGAGGAGTTCAGGCCGATCTTCTGTGATGCGTTTGCCCTGAGGCTGGTGAATCAGAGGATCCTCACGCATGACGACTTCAAGGAGGATAATCACCTGAAGGACACGTCCTTCAAAAAATATCTCTCCCAGTATGATTCGTATATGAAAGAGGAGTTTCGGCATCCGGGTTTCAAGTATCGGGTGTCCCGGCGACGTGCGATAATCATGCAGGCGATTTTGCTCAGGAAGGCGATTACCGGGGAGATGAAGATCTATCATCCTCTGGTGTTCATGAGGTGA
- the cas4 gene encoding CRISPR-associated protein Cas4: MSEPDLVNISDLNQFLYCPRRLYYLMFYQTQGLNFYLADGRALHKRQSRRGGWYREVYLRSEALHMHGKIDVVERAGDVVVPVERKHGSRYYENDLVQLAAYAMLLEEYLGERVPFGYLYLYETNARYLIEITDLLRERVMKTVEMIRTMRVDEIPAFSDNPNKCRKCSAVTYCMPYEARLLEEV; this comes from the coding sequence GTGAGTGAGCCCGATCTCGTCAACATCTCAGACCTCAACCAGTTCCTCTACTGCCCCCGCCGCCTCTATTACCTGATGTTCTACCAGACGCAGGGGTTGAACTTCTACCTTGCCGACGGCCGGGCCCTCCACAAGCGACAGAGCCGGCGGGGCGGGTGGTACCGGGAGGTCTATCTCCGCTCTGAGGCTCTCCACATGCACGGGAAGATCGACGTCGTCGAGCGTGCCGGCGATGTCGTCGTCCCGGTGGAACGCAAACACGGTTCGAGATATTATGAGAACGACCTGGTCCAGCTGGCGGCGTATGCCATGCTACTGGAGGAGTATCTGGGGGAGCGGGTGCCTTTTGGGTACCTGTACCTCTACGAGACCAATGCCAGGTATCTGATCGAGATCACTGATCTGCTCAGGGAGAGGGTGATGAAGACGGTCGAAATGATACGGACGATGAGAGTCGATGAGATCCCTGCGTTTTCGGACAATCCGAATAAATGCAGGAAGTGCAGTGCGGTCACCTACTGTATGCCCTATGAGGCCCGTCTGCTGGAGGAGGTGTAA
- the cas3 gene encoding type I-D CRISPR-associated helicase Cas3' yields the protein MTTVDEVYIPLGPDGGDDSQRPRQFQQDFIECVQEGNADVIHLVAPTGAGKTSCFEYLLKEEEKVLLLYPTNALIASQMDYFRKRGYSVATLSSKDLHLKGSERSNELWGLIARHNIILTNPDIFQAIIGRMYRNPEENLLDVFRQFSYVVYDEFHAYQEFELSGILMQIALFQNGCYNRVILSSATPKDEVIDLLQNLVRIGEERLPQSIAEIIAEPMENNNRREGSKIRHKTDVSFFQGKILDHFAEVVQILRSALQSVRGGEPSILLIFDSVRDSNQFFRRLYQECPEVYALSEKDNGYDTNQIGEKPNLTKPILISTNKSEVGLNYPISLLFMEEGYNIDSFVQRFGRAARHEPAVCYLFTQKGIEHLFPQGIISYPDFIKTMKDISTDYSLNVDKVKILFTFRQALTIDQYRRRKEDLKGYFASPESGPGYTIWKTFFILLDKRNPELANKDMDRLMYFIDDIKKACQSLRGRALRGNVRYVRGHEVRQTVYDLLAVLNRTPVEIRETPEGIELEEISSDIDGPFVQAIILPYIPEPVEYPLRSEALKAIIMPLTDQALQGYSLGQKKFLIKYLGDLLYSIDPGRMLAPEEVILWDNQVIKVQ from the coding sequence ATGACAACTGTTGATGAAGTCTATATCCCGCTCGGCCCTGACGGCGGAGATGATTCCCAGAGGCCCAGACAATTTCAGCAGGATTTCATCGAGTGCGTCCAGGAGGGGAACGCGGATGTTATCCATCTTGTCGCCCCGACCGGGGCCGGGAAGACCTCGTGCTTTGAGTACCTGCTGAAAGAAGAGGAAAAGGTTCTGCTCCTCTATCCGACAAACGCACTCATCGCAAGTCAAATGGATTATTTCAGAAAGAGAGGATACTCTGTTGCGACATTATCATCAAAGGATCTGCATCTGAAGGGCTCTGAACGGAGCAATGAACTCTGGGGTCTCATTGCCCGACATAATATCATTTTAACAAACCCTGATATCTTCCAGGCAATAATAGGGCGGATGTATCGTAATCCAGAAGAGAACCTTCTCGATGTGTTCAGGCAGTTCTCTTATGTGGTTTATGATGAATTCCATGCCTATCAGGAATTTGAGTTGAGCGGCATTCTGATGCAGATCGCACTCTTCCAGAATGGCTGCTACAACAGAGTTATCCTGAGTTCTGCAACTCCAAAGGATGAGGTCATCGATCTCCTTCAGAACCTCGTTCGGATCGGTGAAGAGCGTCTTCCTCAATCAATAGCCGAAATCATCGCCGAACCGATGGAGAACAACAATCGAAGGGAAGGAAGCAAGATCCGACATAAAACAGATGTGTCATTTTTTCAGGGGAAGATTCTTGATCATTTTGCAGAGGTTGTACAAATTCTGCGGTCCGCTCTCCAGAGCGTAAGAGGTGGGGAACCATCCATCCTCCTGATCTTTGACAGTGTGCGGGACAGCAACCAATTTTTCCGCAGGTTGTATCAGGAATGTCCTGAGGTCTACGCGTTGTCTGAAAAGGATAACGGATATGATACAAATCAGATCGGGGAGAAACCAAATTTAACGAAGCCAATCCTGATCTCGACAAACAAAAGTGAGGTCGGGCTGAACTATCCCATCTCGCTGCTCTTTATGGAGGAGGGATATAACATTGATTCGTTTGTCCAGCGGTTCGGGCGGGCCGCCCGTCACGAGCCCGCAGTCTGTTATCTTTTCACTCAAAAAGGAATCGAACATCTCTTTCCTCAGGGCATTATCAGTTATCCGGATTTTATAAAGACCATGAAGGATATCTCTACGGATTATTCTCTCAATGTCGATAAGGTAAAAATTCTCTTTACGTTTCGCCAGGCGTTGACCATAGATCAATACAGGCGCAGGAAAGAAGATCTGAAGGGATATTTCGCATCTCCAGAGAGTGGACCAGGCTATACCATATGGAAGACTTTCTTCATACTATTGGATAAACGGAACCCGGAGCTGGCGAATAAAGACATGGACCGGTTGATGTACTTTATCGATGATATCAAGAAGGCCTGCCAGAGTCTCCGTGGTCGTGCATTACGAGGTAATGTGAGGTACGTGCGGGGGCATGAAGTCCGCCAGACTGTGTATGACCTCCTCGCGGTCCTGAACAGAACACCGGTTGAGATCAGAGAAACTCCGGAGGGAATAGAACTGGAAGAAATTTCAAGCGATATCGATGGACCTTTTGTTCAGGCAATAATTCTTCCATATATCCCTGAACCTGTTGAATACCCCCTCCGTAGCGAGGCCCTAAAGGCCATAATTATGCCTCTCACGGACCAGGCATTGCAGGGGTATTCTCTTGGGCAGAAGAAATTTCTGATTAAATATCTTGGAGATCTGCTATACTCCATCGATCCGGGCCGAATGCTGGCCCCGGAGGAAGTCATTCTCTGGGACAATCAGGTGATTAAGGTACAGTAA
- the cas7d gene encoding type I-D CRISPR-associated protein Cas7/Csc2 yields the protein MANDVNWNGLKKDMPDAGFVENYEIYRRARPTTTLIVLRTVTDPTLFRSSDPERAETQEFSGVLHAQVNGEKFVSKERLTGLNLCRELDDKGNIINPEYTYNEPLSDLKKSQTADMLTYGLAGTVSGATYSQKSRVIEGYTYSLERYDLMNKEVHNALYESGTMRNEKGGQSEALFSPTKVQPGMHFVHFVTLEAGTKEMFLYLLHNILNTSRYGARETRTGRNIRNEIIGCIQSPSDSSLSCGEMILDHIPSDTDDLSVDDIKAILSSYIMEHKRADWNVFVKDGFTEESKKILFKDFPEWLTKAINVCERKEKASSNVLREALVTLREEGLKTVEKEDKTEESGTD from the coding sequence ATGGCGAATGATGTGAACTGGAATGGACTGAAAAAAGATATGCCTGATGCAGGTTTCGTTGAGAACTATGAGATCTATCGTCGTGCACGCCCAACGACTACGCTTATTGTATTGAGGACGGTAACCGATCCTACCCTTTTCAGGAGTTCAGATCCTGAACGGGCGGAGACTCAGGAATTCTCCGGAGTTCTGCACGCACAGGTTAATGGAGAGAAGTTCGTAAGCAAAGAGCGTCTCACAGGCCTGAATTTGTGCCGTGAACTGGATGATAAGGGGAATATTATCAACCCAGAGTACACCTACAATGAACCGCTTTCTGATTTGAAAAAATCTCAGACTGCTGACATGCTGACCTATGGTCTTGCCGGGACTGTTTCGGGGGCGACATATTCTCAGAAGAGTAGGGTCATTGAAGGCTATACCTACAGCCTTGAGCGGTACGACCTCATGAACAAGGAGGTACATAATGCCCTCTATGAGAGCGGCACTATGCGCAACGAGAAGGGAGGTCAGTCAGAAGCCCTGTTCAGCCCAACGAAAGTTCAACCGGGCATGCACTTTGTTCATTTCGTTACCCTTGAGGCAGGAACAAAAGAGATGTTCCTGTACCTCCTCCACAACATCCTGAACACCAGCCGGTATGGTGCACGAGAAACGCGTACCGGCCGAAATATCAGGAATGAAATCATCGGATGCATTCAATCTCCTTCCGACTCGTCCTTGAGTTGCGGGGAGATGATTCTGGATCACATTCCTTCAGATACAGATGATCTTTCTGTGGACGATATTAAGGCCATATTATCATCCTACATCATGGAGCACAAAAGGGCGGATTGGAATGTCTTTGTCAAGGATGGATTCACAGAAGAGTCCAAAAAGATTCTTTTCAAAGACTTCCCGGAGTGGCTTACGAAAGCGATCAACGTCTGTGAACGAAAAGAGAAGGCCAGTTCTAATGTGTTAAGGGAAGCCCTCGTAACTCTCAGGGAGGAAGGCCTGAAAACTGTTGAGAAAGAGGATAAAACCGAAGAGAGCGGCACAGACTAA
- the cas6 gene encoding CRISPR system precrRNA processing endoribonuclease RAMP protein Cas6: MRQISITVRPENGFEVPHNDGYQVYSSILSCIQNTDENTSRHIHETPLHSISVSGLLGHFSGGRRPGHKYLSPNVSYEIRIGISDPQEEEIYESLILSLFLPDTKVSLDQGSLLVEKVKKRSLTYPDMIAEVTKYKRPVMAFKFLTPTCIQFRNSKVTEMFPHRVAVFHSLLSKWNQVCPEEMRMGIDLDDFGRYLIEKPEPESYQTYSVLVNTVHDAKRDHPRPIFKQGFVCECNYLVTPNAPITFKNAVTLLSLFAPFSGVGSSVARGCGQVSTMIQEGNNGRR, from the coding sequence ATGCGTCAGATCTCCATCACTGTGCGGCCGGAGAATGGGTTTGAAGTTCCGCATAACGATGGGTACCAAGTATACTCTTCAATTCTGTCCTGTATCCAGAATACAGACGAAAATACAAGTCGCCACATCCACGAAACACCTCTGCACTCAATATCGGTAAGCGGGTTACTCGGACATTTCTCAGGGGGGCGCAGACCGGGACACAAGTACCTTAGCCCGAATGTATCCTACGAAATTCGGATAGGGATTAGTGATCCTCAGGAAGAGGAGATTTATGAGTCCCTGATTCTGTCACTCTTCCTACCTGACACGAAGGTCTCACTTGATCAAGGTTCACTCCTCGTTGAGAAGGTGAAAAAAAGATCTCTGACTTATCCCGATATGATAGCTGAAGTCACAAAGTACAAACGACCAGTAATGGCATTCAAATTCCTGACTCCGACGTGCATTCAATTTAGAAACAGTAAAGTTACAGAGATGTTCCCCCACCGGGTTGCAGTGTTTCATTCTCTTCTCTCGAAGTGGAATCAGGTCTGCCCTGAAGAGATGCGGATGGGGATCGATCTGGATGATTTTGGGAGATATCTTATAGAAAAGCCAGAACCCGAGTCCTATCAAACCTACAGTGTCCTCGTAAATACGGTGCATGATGCCAAGAGAGATCACCCGCGCCCAATCTTCAAACAGGGCTTTGTCTGTGAATGTAATTATCTGGTTACACCAAACGCACCCATCACCTTCAAAAATGCCGTTACTCTTCTTTCATTGTTTGCACCTTTCAGCGGAGTGGGGAGCAGCGTTGCACGTGGATGCGGTCAGGTTAGTACTATGATTCAAGAGGGAAACAATGGGAGACGATAA
- the csa3 gene encoding CRISPR-associated CARF protein Csa3, with protein sequence MKTYLSPLGFDTSHIVSLIVTCGIERGDRICLIRPGYGEDARAERAIDDVRAMSQKISGDIRVDVLKIASRSIEDMTLMIMDEICASTPPVLPEGNLIVNLSGGPREVLVALNTATLVLSSHIHQCAIFSDITREIETYMPPRLPLSFDERTLQILADIAMHNPTSISEIAERVQVSESTASRVCAKLASEEMIQIQQEKRSKIVTLQFSGKIMLKAGGITLSDLSKVR encoded by the coding sequence ATGAAAACATATCTCTCTCCACTCGGGTTTGACACGTCTCATATCGTCTCATTGATCGTCACATGTGGTATTGAACGGGGAGACCGAATCTGTCTGATCAGACCAGGGTATGGGGAAGATGCACGGGCAGAGCGAGCCATTGATGATGTCAGGGCGATGAGCCAGAAGATCAGCGGTGACATCAGAGTGGATGTCCTGAAGATTGCCAGTCGCAGTATCGAGGACATGACTCTCATGATCATGGACGAGATTTGTGCATCAACTCCGCCGGTTCTTCCAGAGGGGAATCTGATAGTAAATCTCTCCGGCGGCCCGCGTGAAGTGCTTGTTGCACTCAACACCGCCACACTCGTTCTCTCATCACACATTCATCAATGTGCAATTTTCTCAGATATTACGCGAGAGATTGAAACCTACATGCCGCCGCGCCTCCCCCTCTCGTTTGATGAACGAACGCTTCAGATATTGGCCGATATTGCCATGCACAATCCGACCTCTATTTCAGAAATTGCTGAAAGGGTTCAGGTCTCCGAGAGCACGGCGTCACGGGTTTGCGCAAAACTTGCATCCGAGGAGATGATCCAGATCCAGCAGGAAAAACGGAGCAAAATTGTAACACTTCAGTTCAGCGGAAAAATAATGCTCAAGGCAGGAGGGATCACTCTCTCAGATTTATCCAAAGTGCGTTAG
- a CDS encoding DUF2703 domain-containing protein — protein sequence MKIKISGPDDMKRRRMIKNVEIAVAELGVSAEIEKIEGAGAAMPPTPALVVDGDLKVAGRVATVPEIKALLQETVLVVEWRHIGEDIDATCERCAATGRVLAAVVEEVRPALAARGVRVEMVETVLPAERIAESNTILFNGTPLEDLLEEVRVEMTPCASCSCIVGTDASCRAIVCGDETCEAVPADLIRRAALKAAGR from the coding sequence ATGAAGATCAAGATTTCTGGACCCGACGACATGAAACGCAGACGCATGATAAAGAACGTCGAGATCGCGGTGGCGGAACTCGGGGTCTCCGCCGAGATCGAGAAGATCGAGGGGGCGGGCGCCGCCATGCCGCCGACCCCGGCGCTCGTCGTCGACGGCGACCTGAAGGTCGCGGGCCGGGTCGCCACCGTGCCCGAGATCAAGGCGCTCCTGCAGGAGACCGTCCTCGTCGTCGAATGGCGGCACATCGGCGAAGACATCGACGCCACCTGCGAGCGGTGCGCCGCGACCGGCCGCGTCCTCGCCGCGGTGGTCGAGGAGGTCCGCCCCGCCCTCGCCGCCCGCGGGGTCCGGGTGGAGATGGTGGAGACCGTGCTTCCGGCCGAACGGATCGCCGAATCCAACACCATTCTCTTCAACGGCACCCCGCTCGAAGACCTCCTCGAGGAGGTGCGGGTTGAGATGACGCCCTGCGCCTCCTGCTCCTGCATCGTCGGCACCGACGCCTCGTGCCGGGCGATCGTCTGCGGGGACGAGACCTGCGAGGCGGTGCCCGCCGACCTGATCCGGCGGGCGGCCCTGAAGGCGGCGGGGCGGTGA
- a CDS encoding universal stress protein, with translation MVLLAVDGSENARRAAESAVGLVADLPDSSLAVVYVAAVPPSQSRIVKANFDVHALLEEDARTVAGPVLHLIEEAGVPYSLEVGMGDPASEILATAEKVGADLIVIGSRGLGALKGVVLGSVSQKTAQLAACPVMIVK, from the coding sequence ATGGTTCTTCTTGCAGTGGATGGCTCAGAGAATGCCAGGCGGGCGGCCGAGAGTGCAGTCGGCCTGGTCGCGGACCTGCCGGACTCGTCGCTCGCGGTCGTGTACGTGGCGGCCGTCCCGCCGTCCCAGTCCAGGATCGTAAAGGCGAACTTCGATGTCCACGCCCTCCTGGAGGAAGACGCCCGGACGGTCGCCGGACCGGTCCTCCACCTCATCGAGGAGGCGGGCGTCCCCTACAGCCTGGAGGTCGGGATGGGCGACCCGGCGTCCGAGATCCTCGCGACCGCCGAGAAGGTCGGGGCCGACCTGATCGTCATCGGGAGCCGCGGGCTTGGCGCCCTCAAGGGCGTCGTCCTGGGAAGTGTCAGCCAGAAGACGGCGCAACTCGCCGCCTGCCCGGTTATGATCGTGAAGTGA
- a CDS encoding SulP family inorganic anion transporter, which translates to MHALKTTWLSNVRGDTLAGMTVALALIPEAIAFSIIAGVDPMVGLYASFCIAIVIAFAGGRPGMISAATGSMALVMVILVRDYGLEYLLAATVLTGVIQVVLGRLRVGRFIRFIPYSVVLGFVNSLAILIFLAQVPFLIGASPAVYIIAAATIATIVLLPRITTAVPPALVAIVAATAAAIGLNLDILTVGGMGNITQTLPAFHLPAVPLTLDTLWIILPYSVTLVIVGIIESLLTASIIDEMTETESDKDREVQGQGLANCVAGFFGGMAGCAMIGQSVINVKSGGSGRLSTLVAGLFLIFLIIVLGDIVARIPMAALVGVMVMVAVGTFEWQSIRDLPKIPRGDAAVMLLTVAIVVSTHDLAKGVIAGVVLAALIFGWKISVISATSTTREDGVKVYTVKGQLFFGTMSGFQDLFDYAGDPERVRIDFSHSHIWDQSGVEAITRVVHRYQQHGTSVYVIGLNPESQETLDRGFS; encoded by the coding sequence ATGCACGCGCTCAAAACGACCTGGCTCTCCAATGTCCGCGGCGACACCCTGGCCGGGATGACCGTCGCCCTGGCCCTCATCCCCGAGGCGATCGCCTTCTCGATCATCGCCGGCGTCGACCCGATGGTCGGGCTCTACGCCTCCTTCTGCATCGCCATCGTCATCGCCTTCGCCGGCGGACGGCCGGGCATGATCTCCGCAGCCACCGGATCGATGGCCCTGGTGATGGTCATCCTGGTCCGCGACTACGGGCTCGAATATCTCCTCGCGGCGACCGTCCTCACCGGCGTGATCCAGGTCGTCCTCGGCCGCCTCCGGGTCGGGCGGTTCATCAGGTTCATCCCGTACTCGGTCGTGCTCGGGTTTGTCAACTCCCTCGCGATCCTCATCTTCCTGGCCCAGGTGCCCTTCCTCATCGGAGCATCCCCGGCCGTCTACATCATCGCGGCGGCGACCATCGCCACCATCGTCCTCCTCCCCCGCATCACCACGGCCGTTCCGCCGGCGCTCGTCGCCATCGTCGCGGCGACGGCCGCGGCCATCGGCCTGAACCTCGATATCCTCACGGTCGGCGGGATGGGCAATATCACGCAGACTCTCCCGGCCTTCCACCTGCCGGCCGTCCCGCTCACCCTCGACACTCTCTGGATCATCCTCCCGTATTCGGTGACGCTCGTCATCGTCGGGATCATCGAGTCCCTCCTCACCGCCTCGATCATCGACGAGATGACCGAGACCGAAAGCGACAAGGACCGGGAAGTGCAGGGCCAGGGGCTTGCCAACTGTGTCGCCGGGTTCTTCGGCGGGATGGCCGGGTGCGCCATGATCGGGCAGTCGGTGATCAATGTCAAGTCCGGCGGGTCGGGCCGGCTCTCCACCCTGGTCGCCGGGCTGTTTCTGATCTTTCTCATCATCGTCCTCGGGGACATCGTCGCCCGGATCCCGATGGCCGCCCTCGTCGGGGTGATGGTCATGGTCGCGGTCGGCACCTTCGAGTGGCAGTCTATTCGAGATCTCCCGAAGATCCCGCGGGGCGACGCGGCGGTGATGCTCCTCACCGTCGCCATCGTCGTCTCCACCCACGACCTCGCGAAGGGCGTCATCGCCGGCGTCGTCCTCGCCGCCCTGATCTTTGGGTGGAAGATCTCGGTCATCTCCGCGACCAGCACCACGAGAGAGGACGGGGTGAAGGTCTATACCGTGAAGGGCCAGCTCTTCTTCGGGACGATGTCGGGCTTCCAGGATCTCTTCGACTATGCCGGCGACCCGGAGCGGGTGCGGATCGACTTCTCGCACTCGCATATCTGGGACCAGTCAGGGGTCGAGGCGATCACCCGCGTCGTCCACCGCTACCAGCAGCACGGGACATCGGTGTACGTCATCGGGCTCAACCCGGAGAGCCAGGAGACGCTGGACCGTGGCTTTTCCTGA
- a CDS encoding VOC family protein produces the protein MLSNLGVAPTIPVVDLKRARAFYEEILGLKVVDTDPEGVFFDCGEGTVLYIYKSAPTKAEQTVAGFMVSDIEAEMQDLRKKGVVFEDYDLPDLKTVNGITEEPGGAKTAWFKDTEGNILALHQKGPS, from the coding sequence ATGTTATCAAATCTGGGAGTCGCACCGACTATACCGGTCGTGGACCTGAAACGTGCGCGTGCGTTTTACGAAGAAATCCTGGGATTGAAGGTTGTCGATACCGATCCCGAGGGTGTCTTCTTCGATTGCGGGGAAGGGACGGTTCTTTATATCTACAAAAGCGCGCCGACGAAGGCGGAACAGACGGTCGCGGGGTTCATGGTCTCCGATATCGAGGCGGAGATGCAGGATCTCAGGAAAAAGGGGGTCGTTTTCGAGGATTATGATCTGCCGGACCTCAAGACCGTGAACGGGATTACTGAGGAGCCCGGCGGCGCAAAGACCGCCTGGTTCAAGGACACCGAGGGGAACATTCTCGCCCTGCACCAGAAGGGCCCCTCATGA
- a CDS encoding class I SAM-dependent methyltransferase, producing the protein MQRFRDGTGLKEALAQAMDRLEDAGVVYPKGHLEQVLERYTLKNVPYPYIVLRVWVPRITRHFFYSEAVKLRGEFLDYGCGTGDAVRHLLRDGYPRERVRGFDLTWKSIDLGMDLYADREEVGDLFLVTDQFPFRPERFDTVYSGSVFHVIEDEDEFMEYLMYAHDALKPGGIFFGSTLGLRDGVVARSSAGPPRLMKRDEMTGYMAKAGFREITVRVGDRSGMPGAAPDLCVFEFCAKKTAHQDEGDR; encoded by the coding sequence ATGCAGCGCTTCCGGGATGGAACCGGGCTCAAAGAGGCACTCGCCCAGGCCATGGACCGTCTGGAGGATGCGGGCGTCGTCTACCCCAAGGGGCACCTCGAGCAGGTACTCGAAAGATATACGCTCAAAAATGTCCCGTATCCGTACATCGTCCTCCGCGTCTGGGTGCCGCGGATCACGCGGCACTTCTTCTATTCAGAGGCGGTGAAGTTGAGGGGAGAGTTTCTTGATTACGGGTGCGGCACCGGAGACGCCGTGCGGCATCTGCTCCGCGACGGGTACCCGCGGGAGAGGGTGCGGGGGTTTGACCTCACCTGGAAGAGCATCGACCTCGGCATGGACCTCTACGCCGACCGGGAGGAGGTCGGGGATCTCTTCCTGGTGACTGATCAGTTCCCGTTCCGGCCGGAGAGATTCGATACCGTCTATTCGGGGAGTGTCTTCCATGTGATCGAGGACGAGGACGAGTTCATGGAGTACCTTATGTACGCCCACGACGCCCTGAAGCCAGGCGGGATCTTCTTCGGGTCGACGCTGGGGCTCAGGGACGGGGTCGTTGCCCGCAGCAGCGCCGGACCCCCGCGGCTGATGAAACGAGACGAAATGACCGGGTACATGGCGAAGGCGGGTTTTCGCGAGATCACGGTGCGTGTGGGGGACCGTTCAGGCATGCCGGGCGCGGCGCCCGACCTCTGCGTCTTCGAGTTCTGCGCAAAGAAGACCGCACACCAGGACGAGGGCGATCGGTGA
- a CDS encoding YbhB/YbcL family Raf kinase inhibitor-like protein, whose amino-acid sequence MIGKTVTKLSVEIAVLKLPPNYTCDGEDVSPAISLGGVDIERTKSLALVADDPDSPGGGGFTHWLIWNIEPVRIIPEAIAKDAEISFPFSARQGENSFGKIGYSGPCPPRGEQHRYQFRVFGLDTELDLPAGASKKALLDAMNEHVVQYGDTYVLYGR is encoded by the coding sequence ATGATCGGAAAAACGGTCACAAAACTGAGTGTCGAGATCGCTGTCCTGAAGCTCCCGCCCAACTACACCTGCGACGGCGAGGACGTCTCGCCAGCGATCAGTCTGGGGGGCGTGGACATCGAGCGGACGAAATCGCTCGCCCTCGTCGCCGACGACCCGGACTCGCCGGGCGGCGGGGGGTTCACTCACTGGCTCATCTGGAACATCGAGCCGGTGCGGATCATCCCGGAGGCGATCGCGAAGGATGCCGAGATCTCCTTCCCCTTCTCCGCACGGCAGGGGGAGAACTCATTCGGCAAGATCGGGTACAGCGGCCCGTGCCCGCCGCGGGGCGAGCAGCACCGCTACCAGTTTCGGGTTTTTGGCCTGGACACCGAACTCGACCTGCCGGCCGGTGCGAGCAAGAAGGCGCTCCTCGACGCGATGAACGAGCACGTTGTCCAGTACGGGGATACGTACGTGCTGTACGGGAGGTAG